The proteins below come from a single Desulfomicrobium escambiense DSM 10707 genomic window:
- a CDS encoding ABC transporter ATP-binding protein, protein MLKISDLHVYYGGIHALKGISLEAPKGKVVTLIGANGAGKSSTLRAISGLIKNKKGKITYNDRDITTLDPVEIVKSGIVMSPEGRRIFPHLSVTENLYLGAYSRSDKDGIEKDKEWVFDLFPRMRERQNQKGGTLSGGEQQMLAVARALMSSPDVVMLDEPSLGLAPLLVKDVFEIIKVINAQGKTVLLVEQNAFAALKVAHYAYVLETGSIVLQGTGEELLNDERVIHAYLGG, encoded by the coding sequence ATGCTTAAGATCAGCGACCTGCATGTATATTACGGGGGCATCCACGCCCTGAAGGGCATCTCCCTGGAGGCGCCCAAGGGCAAGGTCGTGACCCTTATCGGCGCCAACGGCGCCGGCAAGAGCAGCACCCTGCGGGCCATTTCGGGCCTCATCAAGAACAAGAAGGGCAAGATCACCTACAACGACCGCGACATCACGACGCTGGACCCGGTGGAGATCGTCAAGAGCGGCATCGTCATGTCCCCGGAAGGGCGGCGCATCTTCCCGCACCTCTCGGTGACCGAGAACCTGTACCTGGGCGCCTACAGCCGCAGCGACAAGGACGGCATCGAGAAGGACAAGGAGTGGGTCTTCGACCTCTTCCCGCGCATGCGCGAGCGCCAGAACCAGAAGGGCGGCACCCTCTCGGGCGGCGAACAGCAGATGCTGGCCGTGGCCCGGGCGCTCATGAGCTCCCCCGACGTGGTCATGCTCGACGAGCCGTCCCTGGGCCTGGCGCCGCTTCTGGTCAAGGACGTCTTCGAAATCATCAAGGTCATCAACGCCCAGGGCAAGACGGTCCTCCTGGTGGAGCAGAACGCTTTCGCCGCCCTGAAGGTGGCGCACTACGCCTACGTGCTCGAAACGGGCAGCATCGTGCTACAGGGCACGGGCGAGGAACTCCTGAACGACGAGCGGGTCATCCACGCCTATCTGGGCGGATGA
- a CDS encoding glycerate kinase type-2 family protein translates to MTDPLLHAERIFRAGLDRVDPVKMMERVLTLDGETLRVTTESQSFEYDLDRYRRILVLGAGKASARMALGLEKLLGQRIADGIVAVKEGHLELLNRIRLVEASHPVPDERSAAAAEAVLDLARSAEPGDLVFVLVSGGGSAILAAPWSENGRSLTLEDKQAVTKSLLACGATIQEINCVRKKLSNIKGGRLARALARAEFLSLILSDVIGDDLDAIASGLTVPDGTTCVEASGIIERYGLAGKLPPAAESLLRDAAQGVIADTPKADDPAFANSRTVLIGTNHQALLAARDKARELGYNTLLLTSHLTGEAREMAHLFLGIAKDITAHGLPVERPACVIAGGETTVTLRGGGKGGRNQEMALAYLAAYARSPKDAGAAVFLAASTDGSDGPTDATGAFASPAILEHGRDLGLEPSHFLADNDAYHYFEQLGQLLKTGPTNTNVCDIKVLLVP, encoded by the coding sequence ATGACCGATCCCCTTCTCCACGCCGAGCGGATCTTCCGCGCCGGCCTCGACCGCGTCGACCCCGTGAAGATGATGGAGCGCGTCCTGACCCTTGACGGCGAGACCCTGCGCGTGACCACGGAATCGCAGTCCTTCGAGTACGACCTCGACCGCTACCGGCGCATCCTCGTCCTCGGCGCGGGCAAGGCCTCGGCGCGCATGGCCCTGGGCCTGGAAAAGCTTCTGGGGCAACGCATCGCCGACGGCATCGTGGCCGTGAAGGAAGGACACCTCGAATTGCTGAACCGCATCCGCCTTGTGGAAGCCTCCCACCCTGTGCCGGACGAACGCAGCGCCGCCGCGGCCGAAGCGGTCCTGGACCTGGCTCGCTCCGCCGAACCCGGCGACCTCGTCTTTGTTCTCGTCTCGGGCGGGGGCTCGGCCATTCTCGCCGCCCCCTGGAGCGAAAACGGCCGCAGCCTGACCCTGGAGGACAAGCAGGCCGTGACCAAGTCCCTGCTGGCCTGCGGCGCGACCATCCAGGAGATCAACTGCGTGCGCAAGAAGCTTTCGAACATCAAGGGCGGACGCCTGGCCCGGGCCCTGGCGCGGGCCGAGTTCCTGAGCCTCATCCTGTCCGACGTCATCGGCGACGACCTGGACGCCATTGCCAGCGGCCTGACCGTGCCCGACGGGACCACCTGCGTCGAGGCGAGCGGCATCATCGAGCGCTACGGCCTGGCCGGCAAGCTCCCGCCTGCAGCCGAATCCCTGCTGCGCGACGCCGCCCAAGGCGTCATCGCGGACACGCCCAAGGCCGACGACCCGGCCTTCGCCAACTCGCGCACGGTGCTCATCGGCACCAACCACCAGGCCCTGCTGGCCGCCCGCGACAAGGCCCGGGAACTGGGCTACAATACCCTGCTCCTGACCTCGCACCTGACCGGCGAAGCCCGCGAGATGGCCCACCTGTTCCTGGGCATCGCCAAGGACATCACGGCCCACGGCCTGCCCGTGGAGCGCCCGGCCTGCGTCATCGCCGGCGGCGAGACCACCGTCACCCTGCGCGGTGGCGGCAAGGGCGGCCGCAACCAGGAGATGGCCCTGGCCTACCTGGCGGCCTACGCCCGCTCGCCCAAGGACGCAGGCGCCGCTGTCTTCCTGGCCGCCTCCACCGACGGCAGCGACGGCCCCACCGACGCCACCGGCGCCTTCGCCTCCCCGGCGATCCTGGAACACGGCCGCGACCTGGGCCTGGAACCGTCCCATTTCCTGGCCGACAACGACGCCTACCACTACTTCGAACAGCTGGGGCAGCTGCTGAAGACCGGGCCGACGAATACGAATGTGTGTGATATCAAGGTGCTGCTGGTGCCTTAG
- a CDS encoding 2-hydroxyacid dehydrogenase: MSRPRIFVTRRIPEAGLTRLRASFEVVVNPDDRPLTTEELHRGVADADAVVGLLTDRIDAAFFDAAPNLKGYANYAVGYDNIDVAEATRRGIPVSNTPDVLTMATAELAWALLFAVARRVVETDAVMRSGAWTGWGPLQFIGADVSGRTLGIVGAGRIGTAMARMSAGFNMRVLYTSSSSRNEELERDLGARRVEFDELLRESDFISIHTPLRPSTRHLFNADAFRLMKNTAILINTGRGPVIREDDLVAALRAGEIGGAGLDVYEMEPRMAEGLKDCPNTVLLPHIGSATHSTRDNMALLAAENIEAMLAGTRPPTILNPEVLK; this comes from the coding sequence ATGAGTCGCCCCAGAATCTTCGTCACTCGCCGCATACCCGAGGCCGGACTGACCCGGCTCCGCGCCAGCTTCGAGGTCGTCGTCAACCCTGATGACCGGCCCCTGACCACGGAGGAGCTGCACCGCGGCGTCGCCGACGCCGACGCGGTCGTCGGCCTCCTGACTGACAGGATCGACGCCGCCTTCTTCGACGCCGCGCCGAACCTCAAGGGCTACGCCAACTACGCCGTGGGCTACGACAACATCGACGTGGCCGAGGCCACGCGCCGCGGCATCCCCGTGTCCAACACCCCCGACGTGCTGACCATGGCCACGGCCGAACTGGCCTGGGCACTGCTCTTCGCCGTGGCCCGCCGCGTGGTCGAGACCGACGCCGTCATGCGCTCGGGCGCCTGGACGGGCTGGGGCCCGCTGCAGTTCATCGGCGCCGACGTCAGCGGCCGGACGCTCGGCATCGTCGGCGCAGGACGCATCGGCACGGCCATGGCCCGCATGTCCGCGGGCTTTAACATGCGCGTCCTCTACACCAGCTCGTCGAGCCGCAACGAGGAACTGGAGCGCGATCTCGGCGCCCGCAGGGTGGAGTTCGACGAACTTCTGCGCGAATCGGACTTCATCTCCATCCACACCCCCCTGCGGCCGTCCACGCGCCACCTCTTCAACGCCGACGCCTTCCGCCTGATGAAGAACACCGCCATCCTCATCAATACCGGCCGCGGCCCCGTGATCAGGGAGGACGACCTCGTGGCTGCATTGCGCGCCGGGGAAATCGGTGGCGCGGGCCTCGACGTCTACGAAATGGAACCGCGCATGGCCGAGGGGCTCAAGGACTGCCCCAACACCGTCCTGCTGCCCCACATCGGCTCGGCAACGCATTCCACCCGCGACAATATGGCCCTGCTGGCGGCCGAGAACATCGAGGCCATGCTTGCCGGGACCAGACCACCGACCATCCTGAACCCGGAGGTCCTGAAGTGA
- a CDS encoding DEAD/DEAH box helicase, producing the protein MSFDHLGLRPELLKAVSKKGYEAPTEIQARAIPVILGGRDILARAQTGTGKTDAFALPIVEVLSGSHGNGHHPRALVLTPTRELALQVGESIKAYARKVGLRCTVAFGGVRIEPQIERLQRGIDILVATPGRLLDLAEQGFLNLALIEFLIFDEADRMLDLGFSREIGQILELLPEDRRTMLFSATYSPQIRALASRMLKNPENVEITPEVITAEAVTQKIHFVERDNKLPLLLHLIDRQKGNRILVFARTRTWANRLTDKIAAHGVNVAALHGSKSQSLRKRTLEEFKAGEIHVLVATDVAARGLDISDLPLVVNYDMPGFPEEYIHRIGRTGRAGHSGVAVSLVCPEEHDLLAAIEKALGRKIPVEAVKGYTQDSDIPDGVLYRPGNPVSEKKAPKAIKALVADKKGAKLPVRGKGPKPAGDGPTRTKSDSGRSGKPGDTAGGKVRSPKAGRSDERGGKPKAGGTGGKPARPASRPAKPAKPGRGRTGR; encoded by the coding sequence ATGTCATTCGACCATCTCGGCCTGCGCCCCGAACTGCTCAAGGCCGTCAGCAAGAAGGGCTACGAGGCCCCCACCGAAATCCAGGCCAGGGCCATCCCCGTCATCCTCGGCGGACGCGACATCCTGGCCAGGGCCCAGACCGGCACGGGAAAGACCGACGCCTTCGCCCTGCCCATCGTCGAAGTCCTGAGCGGCAGCCACGGCAACGGCCACCACCCCCGCGCCCTAGTCCTCACACCCACCCGCGAACTGGCCCTGCAGGTCGGCGAAAGCATCAAGGCCTACGCGCGCAAAGTCGGTCTGCGCTGCACCGTGGCCTTCGGCGGCGTGCGCATCGAACCGCAGATCGAACGCCTGCAGCGCGGCATCGACATCCTCGTGGCCACGCCCGGCCGTCTGCTGGACCTGGCGGAACAGGGCTTCCTCAACCTGGCGCTCATTGAGTTTCTCATCTTCGACGAAGCCGACCGCATGCTCGATCTGGGCTTTTCCCGCGAGATCGGCCAGATTCTCGAACTCCTGCCCGAAGACCGCCGGACCATGCTCTTCTCGGCCACCTACTCGCCGCAGATCAGGGCCCTGGCCTCGCGCATGCTGAAGAACCCGGAGAACGTGGAGATCACCCCCGAGGTCATCACGGCCGAGGCCGTGACCCAGAAAATCCATTTCGTGGAGCGCGACAACAAGCTCCCGCTGCTCCTCCACCTCATCGACAGGCAAAAGGGGAATCGCATCCTGGTCTTCGCCCGCACCCGCACCTGGGCCAACCGGCTGACCGACAAGATCGCGGCCCACGGCGTGAACGTCGCGGCCCTGCACGGCAGCAAGAGCCAATCCCTGCGCAAGCGTACCCTGGAGGAGTTCAAGGCCGGCGAGATCCACGTCCTCGTGGCCACGGACGTGGCGGCCCGCGGCCTGGACATTTCGGACCTCCCGCTGGTGGTCAACTACGACATGCCCGGCTTCCCCGAGGAGTACATCCACCGCATCGGCCGCACGGGCCGGGCCGGGCACAGCGGCGTGGCCGTGTCCCTGGTCTGTCCCGAGGAGCACGACCTGCTGGCGGCCATCGAGAAGGCCCTGGGCCGCAAGATCCCGGTGGAGGCGGTCAAGGGCTACACCCAGGACAGCGACATCCCCGACGGCGTGCTCTACCGCCCCGGCAACCCGGTCAGCGAGAAAAAGGCGCCCAAGGCCATCAAGGCCCTTGTGGCCGACAAGAAGGGCGCGAAGCTGCCGGTCCGCGGCAAAGGGCCCAAGCCCGCAGGTGATGGCCCAACCCGCACGAAATCCGATTCCGGCAGGTCCGGAAAACCCGGCGACACCGCCGGGGGCAAGGTCCGCAGCCCCAAGGCCGGACGCAGCGACGAACGCGGCGGCAAGCCCAAGGCCGGCGGCACAGGCGGGAAACCCGCCCGCCCCGCTTCCCGTCCGGCAAAACCGGCAAAACCAGGCCGCGGCAGGACGGGACGCTGA
- a CDS encoding DEAD/DEAH box helicase, protein MDFSSFSLDRRLHAGIRDCGYVSPTPIQVQAIPSVLEGRDVLGLAQTGTGKTAAFALPLLQRMIEASVPQRGPVRVLVLAPTRELALQIHETFIALGKQTGIRSAAVFGGVGETPQIKAASQSSILVACPGRLLDLLNRGLIDLSHVDALVLDEADRMFDMGFLPDLRRIMAKLPAKRQNLLFSATMPPEIRKIADQILEQPAVVQVANTAPPEKIRHSVYPVQPAQKMALLEAYLGAENYDCVLVFTRTKHRAKSLARKLDQKGMAATSLQGNLSQNRRQEALDGFRAGRYRIMVATDIAARGIDCTRVTHVVNFDVPDTAENYTHRIGRTGRADRSGQAVTLVSPEDEIQIRAIERILGERLPRVQLDGFVYDRSAAGSDSSFEEPRPPRAPRRNPSSSPRQGAPAGRSSRPAPAGRDAGVRADRPAASGRRQSAERPDASGRTAPQPRPASSRRGVFGLGAS, encoded by the coding sequence GTGGATTTTTCCTCTTTTTCCCTCGACCGGCGTCTGCACGCCGGAATCCGTGACTGCGGCTATGTTTCCCCCACCCCCATCCAGGTTCAGGCCATCCCATCGGTGCTCGAAGGCCGTGACGTCCTCGGCCTGGCCCAGACCGGCACCGGCAAGACGGCCGCCTTCGCGCTGCCCCTGCTGCAGCGCATGATCGAGGCTTCGGTCCCGCAGCGCGGGCCCGTGCGCGTCCTCGTCCTGGCCCCGACCCGCGAATTGGCCCTGCAGATTCACGAGACGTTCATCGCCCTGGGCAAGCAGACGGGCATCCGCAGCGCCGCGGTCTTCGGAGGGGTGGGCGAGACGCCCCAGATCAAGGCGGCCTCCCAGTCCAGCATCCTGGTGGCCTGCCCCGGGCGTCTGCTCGACCTGCTGAACCGCGGCCTCATCGACCTGTCCCACGTGGACGCCCTGGTCCTGGACGAGGCCGACCGCATGTTCGACATGGGCTTCCTGCCCGATCTGCGCCGCATCATGGCCAAGCTGCCGGCCAAGCGCCAGAACCTGCTCTTTTCCGCCACCATGCCCCCTGAGATCCGCAAGATCGCCGACCAGATCCTGGAGCAGCCCGCCGTGGTGCAGGTGGCCAACACGGCCCCGCCGGAAAAGATCCGGCACAGCGTCTATCCCGTCCAGCCCGCCCAGAAGATGGCCCTGCTTGAGGCCTATCTCGGCGCGGAGAACTACGACTGCGTGCTTGTCTTCACCCGAACCAAGCACCGCGCCAAGAGCCTGGCCCGCAAGCTCGACCAGAAGGGCATGGCGGCCACCTCGCTGCAGGGCAACCTGTCCCAGAACCGTCGCCAGGAGGCCCTGGACGGCTTCCGCGCCGGCCGCTACCGCATCATGGTCGCCACGGACATCGCGGCCCGCGGCATCGACTGCACCCGCGTGACGCACGTGGTCAACTTCGACGTGCCCGACACGGCGGAGAACTACACCCACCGCATCGGGCGGACCGGCCGTGCCGACAGAAGCGGCCAGGCCGTGACGCTGGTCTCGCCTGAGGACGAAATCCAGATTCGGGCCATCGAGCGCATCCTGGGCGAGCGGTTGCCGCGGGTGCAGCTGGACGGATTCGTCTACGACCGTTCCGCCGCGGGCAGCGACTCCTCCTTCGAAGAGCCCAGGCCGCCGCGCGCTCCGCGCCGCAATCCGTCCTCGTCGCCGCGGCAGGGTGCGCCAGCCGGCAGATCCTCCCGTCCGGCACCTGCCGGGCGCGACGCCGGCGTCAGGGCCGATCGCCCGGCTGCTTCGGGCCGTCGCCAGTCGGCGGAACGCCCCGATGCGTCCGGCCGGACTGCTCCGCAGCCCCGCCCCGCTTCTTCGCGCCGCGGAGTTTTCGGACTCGGCGCGTCCTGA
- a CDS encoding flagellar motor protein MotB, which translates to MAEKKAVIIKKVKKGGHGGHHGGAWKIAYADLVTAMMAFFLLMWLLNNVSEEKKEQLSIYFKEFSVFDGPPPSMTMGAGGKSSSETERLVPIMMEGTVGMYSEGKSQEEILKEAMAKAIEEKLKDYKDELIVDTFDNGVRIQMLYGEGNPFFESASSQLTEDARHVLKVIAETVRDMPNHVAVEGHTDAKPLGGPNSRYTNWELSTDRASSARLILQEYGIDPKRMVRVAGYAATQPLIRDNPEDPRNRRVSILLFNDPTQTPADAQNASGRPPDPMKLNPLPQPPANGGRQLFKVAPLQDNTTEGLVLPRR; encoded by the coding sequence ATGGCCGAGAAAAAAGCGGTCATCATCAAGAAGGTCAAGAAAGGCGGTCACGGCGGTCACCACGGAGGCGCCTGGAAGATCGCCTACGCCGACCTAGTCACGGCCATGATGGCCTTCTTCCTGCTCATGTGGCTTCTGAACAACGTCAGCGAGGAAAAGAAGGAGCAGCTCTCCATTTATTTCAAGGAGTTCTCCGTCTTCGACGGCCCGCCGCCGTCCATGACCATGGGCGCCGGCGGCAAGAGTTCGAGCGAGACAGAACGCCTGGTCCCCATCATGATGGAGGGGACCGTGGGCATGTACAGCGAAGGCAAATCGCAGGAGGAAATCCTCAAGGAGGCCATGGCCAAGGCCATCGAGGAGAAACTGAAGGACTACAAGGACGAGCTCATCGTCGACACCTTCGACAACGGCGTGCGCATCCAGATGCTCTACGGCGAGGGCAACCCCTTCTTCGAATCCGCAAGCTCCCAGCTGACTGAGGACGCCCGCCATGTGCTCAAGGTCATCGCCGAGACCGTGCGCGACATGCCCAACCATGTCGCAGTCGAGGGCCACACCGACGCCAAACCCCTGGGCGGGCCGAATTCACGCTACACCAACTGGGAACTCTCCACGGACAGAGCCTCTTCGGCCAGACTCATCCTGCAGGAGTACGGCATCGACCCCAAGCGCATGGTCCGCGTGGCCGGCTACGCCGCCACCCAGCCCCTGATCAGGGATAACCCCGAGGACCCTCGCAACCGGCGCGTCAGCATCCTGCTTTTCAACGACCCGACCCAGACGCCCGCCGACGCGCAGAACGCCAGCGGCCGGCCGCCCGACCCCATGAAGCTCAACCCCCTGCCCCAGCCCCCCGCCAACGGCGGCAGGCAGCTCTTCAAGGTCGCGCCGCTGCAGGACAACACCACGGAAGGCCTGGTCCTGCCCAGACGATAG
- the motA gene encoding flagellar motor stator protein MotA: MFAIIGLVVVMGCVAGGYIMAHGNFSVLWQPAEFVIILGAAIGTFLVASPIKVIKLTLKGFASAFKAKSPGKDEYLQLLRALYDLLTLAKHEGIIALESHANKPKESSIFTPYPFVVKNHHVLDFICDNVKTYAMAGMEPHEFESIMDIDMEAHHEEEMIASGSISKLADSMPALGIVACVLGVVITMGALSEPPEVLGAHIGAALVGTFFGILMAYGFVAPFATNVEHQVRDQHTLLNVAKTAIMSFALGWAPALALEAARRAVPSSARPTFEELESAVRKK, translated from the coding sequence ATGTTTGCGATCATAGGCCTTGTGGTTGTCATGGGATGCGTTGCGGGCGGCTACATCATGGCGCACGGAAACTTCAGCGTCCTGTGGCAGCCCGCGGAATTCGTCATCATTCTCGGTGCCGCCATCGGCACCTTCCTCGTCGCGTCGCCCATAAAGGTCATCAAGCTCACGCTGAAGGGCTTCGCCAGCGCCTTCAAGGCCAAATCCCCGGGCAAGGACGAATATCTCCAGCTGCTGCGGGCGCTCTACGACCTGCTGACCCTGGCCAAGCACGAAGGCATCATCGCCCTGGAAAGCCACGCCAACAAGCCCAAGGAAAGCAGCATCTTCACGCCCTACCCCTTTGTCGTCAAAAACCACCACGTCCTCGACTTCATCTGCGACAACGTGAAGACCTACGCCATGGCCGGCATGGAGCCCCATGAATTCGAATCCATCATGGACATCGACATGGAGGCCCACCACGAAGAGGAGATGATCGCGTCCGGCTCCATCAGCAAGCTCGCCGACTCCATGCCTGCCCTGGGCATCGTGGCCTGCGTCCTGGGCGTCGTCATCACCATGGGCGCCCTGAGCGAACCGCCGGAGGTCCTGGGCGCGCATATCGGCGCGGCCCTGGTCGGCACGTTCTTCGGCATCCTGATGGCCTACGGATTCGTCGCGCCCTTCGCCACCAACGTCGAGCACCAGGTCCGCGACCAGCACACGCTCCTCAATGTGGCCAAGACCGCCATCATGTCCTTCGCCCTCGGCTGGGCTCCGGCCCTGGCCCTGGAGGCCGCCCGCCGGGCCGTGCCCAGCTCGGCCCGCCCCACCTTTGAAGAACTCGAAAGCGCCGTGCGCAAGAAGTAG
- a CDS encoding tetratricopeptide repeat protein, protein MKRLTIFLFLLLAVGCAARQAPSTAAQDEWLALNRTYIELHARGDFDQALAVALREIDLAQAFTPRDNADMATSLNNLGVAYAALGRYDEAESPLRRSLAMREKVLGPEHPEVATTLGNLGELLVAKDRAAEAEEMFIRALNIREKRFGAEDKDLAELLNNLGELYFRKNLLGEAENMLRRSLAIRERLLGPEDPQVARTLDNLAGIEQARRRTDQARLLLERSLAIKEKALGPGHPWLVNTLTNLADVLTAQGDAAGAEAPARRAVDIASKAYGADNVRTAVPLTTLGNVLRAQDRLTEAQEAYERALSLREASLPQDHIDIAISLGNLASLEYARGRFAEADALYDRALGISEASLGPQHPDVAQLLFNLGVVNRRLGNLQRAEGALLRALEVRRALFGPEDLSVALTLESLAMTMTDAGREDEAARYSQQAQAIRSRLP, encoded by the coding sequence ATGAAGCGACTGACCATATTCCTTTTCCTTCTGCTTGCCGTCGGCTGCGCGGCGCGGCAGGCGCCTTCCACCGCCGCCCAGGACGAATGGCTGGCCCTGAACAGAACCTACATCGAACTCCACGCCCGTGGCGATTTCGATCAGGCCCTGGCCGTGGCCCTGCGCGAGATCGATCTGGCCCAGGCCTTCACGCCGCGCGACAACGCCGACATGGCCACGTCCCTCAACAACCTGGGCGTGGCCTACGCCGCCCTGGGCAGGTACGACGAGGCCGAATCACCGCTGCGCCGCTCCCTGGCCATGCGGGAGAAGGTCCTCGGCCCCGAACACCCCGAGGTTGCCACCACCCTTGGAAACCTCGGCGAACTCCTGGTCGCCAAGGACCGGGCCGCCGAGGCCGAGGAGATGTTCATCCGGGCCCTGAACATCCGCGAGAAGCGGTTCGGCGCCGAAGACAAGGACCTGGCAGAGTTGCTCAACAACCTCGGGGAACTCTACTTCCGCAAGAACCTGCTGGGCGAAGCCGAGAACATGCTCCGCCGGTCCCTGGCCATCCGTGAACGCCTCCTCGGACCTGAAGACCCGCAAGTGGCGCGAACCCTCGACAACCTGGCCGGCATCGAGCAGGCCCGCAGGCGCACCGACCAGGCCAGGCTGCTCCTGGAGCGCTCCCTGGCCATCAAGGAGAAGGCACTGGGACCCGGGCACCCCTGGCTGGTCAACACCCTGACCAACCTCGCCGACGTGCTCACGGCCCAGGGCGATGCGGCGGGAGCCGAAGCGCCGGCGCGGCGTGCGGTCGACATCGCCTCCAAGGCCTACGGCGCCGACAATGTGCGCACGGCCGTGCCCCTGACCACCCTCGGCAACGTCCTGCGCGCCCAGGATCGCCTGACCGAGGCGCAGGAGGCCTACGAACGCGCCTTGAGCCTGCGCGAGGCCTCCCTGCCGCAGGATCACATCGACATCGCCATATCCCTTGGCAACCTGGCCTCCCTGGAGTATGCGCGGGGACGCTTCGCCGAAGCCGACGCGCTCTACGACCGGGCTCTGGGCATCAGCGAGGCGAGCCTCGGCCCGCAGCACCCCGACGTGGCCCAGCTCCTGTTCAATCTCGGCGTGGTCAATCGCCGCCTGGGCAACCTGCAGCGCGCCGAGGGCGCCCTCCTGCGCGCCCTGGAAGTTCGGCGGGCCCTCTTCGGCCCCGAGGACCTTTCCGTGGCCCTGACCCTGGAAAGCCTGGCCATGACCATGACCGACGCGGGCCGCGAGGACGAGGCGGCCAGGTACTCACAGCAGGCCCAGGCCATACGGTCCAGGTTGCCCTGA
- a CDS encoding PAS domain S-box protein: MNSSDLVAFYAPRLESMPDPALVMNQDGDVLYANSTLREMGNTPLGALAPGNITEELRSMVRGREREAPGDDRPPVREFRLRVVLPDGAGTRHVNWKCAAVPTSDGIAILAWGTFRSTGPGREMGFTVLPSGIIQAASPALCGVCGYSRDELVGRPARQFYYTAASRRRIVNQLNERSEVENGAVTLRRKDGSPLTLWYSAEAIRDAEGRIRAYSGYFQERPFPFSSKLASEFTRIVDALPDLAWVCGRDLRIVAANQAYLQAYGRARHDVIDRTEYDFLEPRQARFPIEAAIKVFEEKQELLHPAVPHLTDPRVWYRVIRRPIFDDDRQEVIGLLGIAQDISAKVLQENAFMEQLRGGEGDVVVVTDDQGRILRRSAQTLNPSIFGRPEAFDAYTLDMRPVLDLLHAEDLPKVRQAMHNALREHREQHLECRIRNQAGEYSTVLTRLVFNDTFYGEPRMYAVVRDISGQVGLRTAPMVIERLRQASGARTDRELASFLNVSAAAISNARKSGRIPPDWLIDTGLRTGRSIDWLVCGTQALPC, from the coding sequence ATGAACAGCTCCGATCTCGTCGCGTTCTATGCGCCCCGTCTCGAAAGCATGCCGGACCCGGCCCTGGTCATGAATCAGGACGGCGACGTGCTCTACGCCAACAGCACCCTGCGGGAAATGGGCAACACCCCGCTCGGCGCCCTTGCGCCCGGGAACATCACGGAGGAGCTTCGATCCATGGTCCGCGGCCGGGAACGTGAGGCCCCTGGCGACGACCGCCCGCCGGTGCGAGAATTCCGGCTGCGCGTGGTCCTGCCCGACGGTGCGGGCACGCGCCACGTGAACTGGAAGTGCGCGGCCGTCCCAACCAGCGACGGCATCGCGATCCTGGCCTGGGGAACCTTCAGGTCCACGGGGCCGGGCCGGGAGATGGGCTTCACGGTCCTGCCCAGCGGCATCATCCAAGCCGCAAGCCCGGCCCTGTGCGGCGTCTGCGGCTATTCGCGCGACGAACTGGTCGGCCGCCCGGCGCGGCAGTTCTACTACACCGCCGCCTCGCGCCGGCGCATCGTCAACCAGCTCAACGAACGCAGCGAAGTGGAAAACGGCGCCGTGACCCTGCGCCGCAAAGACGGCTCACCCCTGACCCTGTGGTACAGCGCCGAGGCCATCCGGGACGCCGAAGGCCGCATCCGCGCCTACAGCGGCTACTTCCAGGAGCGCCCCTTCCCGTTCTCGTCCAAGCTGGCCAGCGAGTTCACGCGCATCGTCGACGCCCTGCCCGACCTGGCCTGGGTCTGCGGCCGGGACCTGCGCATCGTGGCCGCCAACCAGGCCTACCTGCAGGCCTACGGCCGCGCCCGCCACGACGTCATCGACCGCACGGAATACGATTTCCTGGAACCGCGCCAGGCCCGCTTCCCCATCGAGGCGGCCATCAAGGTCTTCGAGGAGAAGCAGGAGCTCCTCCACCCGGCCGTGCCCCACCTGACGGACCCGCGGGTCTGGTACCGGGTCATCCGCCGGCCCATTTTCGACGACGACCGCCAGGAGGTCATCGGGCTGCTGGGCATCGCCCAGGACATCTCGGCCAAGGTCCTGCAGGAGAACGCCTTCATGGAGCAGCTGCGCGGCGGCGAGGGTGACGTGGTCGTGGTCACCGACGACCAGGGCCGCATCCTGCGCCGTTCGGCCCAGACCCTGAACCCGTCGATCTTCGGACGGCCCGAGGCCTTCGACGCCTACACCCTGGACATGCGCCCCGTGCTGGACCTGCTCCACGCCGAGGACCTGCCCAAGGTCCGCCAGGCCATGCACAACGCCCTGCGCGAACACCGCGAGCAGCATCTGGAATGCCGCATCCGCAACCAGGCCGGCGAGTACTCGACGGTTCTGACCCGCCTCGTGTTCAACGACACGTTCTACGGCGAGCCGCGCATGTACGCCGTGGTGCGGGACATCTCCGGCCAGGTGGGCCTGCGCACGGCCCCGATGGTCATCGAGCGCCTGCGGCAGGCCTCGGGCGCACGCACGGACCGGGAGCTGGCGTCCTTCCTGAACGTCTCGGCCGCAGCCATCTCCAACGCCCGCAAGAGCGGACGCATCCCGCCGGACTGGCTCATCGACACGGGGCTGCGCACGGGCCGGTCCATCGACTGGCTTGTCTGCGGGACCCAGGCCCTTCCCTGCTGA